Below is a window of Frigoribacterium sp. SL97 DNA.
CGGGGCTCGGCCCACAAGGGGTGACCGTCGGGCAGCGGCTCGGGGTCGACCACGTCGAGGCCCGCGGCTCCGATCCGCCCCTCGGCGAGTGCCGTCACGAGCGCGTCCGTGTCGACGAGCGGGCCGCGGGCGATGTTGACGAGCACGGCCGTGTCCTTCATGGCGGCGAACTCGGCGGCACCGAGCAGGCTGCGAGTGCCGTCGGTGAGGGCCGCGGCGACCACGACGACGTCGCTCGTCGGCAGGACCTCCGCCAGGCGGTCGACCGTGATCGTCCGGGCGGCACCCGGCACGGCCTCGTCGGTGCGGCGCACCATCGTCACCTCGACGTCGAACGGCTGCAGCAGCCGCAGCAGCTCGGTGCCGATGCCGCCGGCCCCGACGATGGTGACGGACGCTCCGTTCAGCGAGATGCCGCGCTGCTCGCGCTCCCACGAGGAGGCGCGGGCCCTGATCTGCAGGGAGCGCAGCGTCGCCAGCGTCAGCGCCAGGGCGTGCTCGGCCACGGGTGCGCTGTACGCGCCCTTGGCACTGGTGAAGACCAGGCCGTCGCGGGCGGTGGCCTGCATGGTCTCGACGTAGGCGTCGACCCCGGCGCTCGGCAGCTGGACGACGCGGACGCGGGGGTGCTCCTCGATCGCCGCGCGCAGGGCGTCCTGGTCGACGCGGCCACCGAGGACGATCATGTCGGTCTCGTCGCCGAGCTCGACCAGGCGGGCGTCGGTCGCGTCCACCGCCCTCGTCGCGGGGGCGACGCCCCAGGCGTCACCGGACGACGCCTCGGAGTCGGCGGTGGCGGAGGCGGAGGGCAGGACGGTGACGGCGACGGTGCTCATCGCTCCACCGTATCGATCCGGTCACGAAAGCGACTCAGGCTCGTGTCTGCGTCGAGCCGGTGGCAGAGTGACGCCGTCTGCAGGTCGCGAAACCCGATCGTGGACGCGGGAGGCACGGGTCAACGGCGACACGCGCCTCCTTCCCCTCACCCCGACCCGTCGCTCCCGTCGCTCCCGTCGCTCCCGTCGCTCCCGTCGCACGACGGTCGACGGTCGCGGCCCCCGGGGGTACGCTGTCCCACGGCCCAGGCGGGCCCACGGCCCCACCGGGCCCGGCGGCAGCACGACGGAAGGTAGGTGAGCGGCGATGGCTGGTGACAGTACTGGCGCCCCGCGGCATCGCTCCGTGATCGCGCCGTCCGCCCCGCTCGTCTGAGCACCGGGCCCGACCGACCACGAGCGAGGCCCACGGGCACCGACGTCTCCTGTCGACGCACGTCGTCGACGACCCGACACCCCGGTGTCGTCTCGTCGCCCGTGTGCGTCGCCCCGGCCCCCACCGCACACCCGTCGTCCGTACGGCTGTCGTGACCACCACCGGTACGACATCGTCCCTCGACGGACGGTCGTCGCACCCCGAACGGCAGGAGCGCAGACCATGGCACTCATCGACAACGGCATCTACGTCGCGGGACACCGCACCGACAGCCCGGCGAACCTCGACGAGACGTTCGAGCTGCTGCACGAACACCAGGGCATGGCCTGGATCGGGCTGTACCGCGCCGACCCCGACGAGGTGCGCTCGATCGCGCAGGAGTTCGAGCTGCACCCGCTCGCCGTGGAGGACGCACTCAAGGGCCACCAGCGCGCGAAGCTCGAGCGCTTCGGCGAGACCCTGTTCGTCGTGCTGCGCTCGGCCCGCTACCTGGACGCCGAGGAGACGGTCGAGTTCGGCGAGGTGCACGTGTTCGTCGGTCCGGGCTTCGTCATCACGATCCGGCACGCCGAGAACCCCGACCTGGGTCGGGTGCGGCGCCGCCTCGAGTCGAACCCCGAACTGCTCGCCCTCGGACCCGAGGCCGTCCTCTACGCCGTGCTCGACCAGGTGGTCGACGGCTACGGCCCGGTCGTCGCCGGCATCGAGAAGGACATCGACGAGATCGAGGACGAACTCTTCGGCGGCGACCCCGAGGTCTCACGGCGCATCTACGAACTGCTGCGCGAGGTGATCAGCTTCCAGCGCGCGACGAGCCCGCTGCGCGGGATGCTCGAGAACCTGCTGCGCGGGTCGGACAAGTACGGCGTCGACGTCGAGTTGCAGCGCTCGCTGCGCGACGTGCTCGACCACGTGCTGCGCATCGGCGAGCGCGCCGACACGTTCCGCGCCCTGCTCGAGAACGCGCTGACCGTGCACTCGACGCTCGTCACCCAGGCGCAGAACGACGAGATGCGGCGCCTGTCCGAGGCCGGGCTCGCCCAGAACGAGGAGACCCGGCGCCTGTCGGAGGTCGGCCTGCAGCAGAACGACGAGGTCAAGAAGATCTCGGGCTGGGCTGCCATCCTGTTCGCCCCGACCCTGGTCGGCGGCGTCTACGGCATGAACTTCGACCACATGCCCGAGCTGCACTGGCAGTTCGGCTACCCCATGGCGGTCGCCGCCATGGTCGCGGTCGGCGCGAGCATCTGGGGCGTCTTCAAGTGGAAGAAGTGGCTCTGACGCCGTCGCACCGGTGACGCCGTCGGGCCGGTGACGCCGTCGAGCCGGTGACGCAGCGAACGCAGGAGGCGCGGGTCGGGTGACCCGCGCCTCCTGCGTCCACGAGGCGGTGCGGTGCTGCGGTCGGGGCCTAGGCCTCGAGCGCGGCGTCGAGCGTGATCTCGACGCCGGTGAGGGCCTTCGAGACGGGGCACGTCTCCTTGGCGTTCTGGGCGGCCTCGAGGAAGCCGGCCTCGTCGATGCCGGAGACCTCGCCGCGGACGGTGAGGGCGATGCCGGTGAGCTTGAAGCCGCCGGCCGAGTCCGGGCCGAGCGAGACGTCGGCCTTGACGTCGAGCGCCTCGACGGTGCCGCCGGCCTGGCCGAGGACGGCCGAGAACTGCATGGCGTAGCAGGCCGAGTGGGCCGCGGCGAGCAGCTCTTCGGGGCTGGTGGAGCCGTTGGCGTCGTCGGCGGCACGCTTGGGGAACGAGACGTCGTAGGTGCCGAGCTTCGAGCTCGAGAGCTCGACCTGGCCTTCGCCGGTCTCGAGGCTGCCGTTCCAGGCGGTGCGTGAGGTGCGAGTGGGCATGTGGTGCCTTCTTTCGTGGAGGGGGCCGACGTCGGGGTCGGCCCGGGGTGGGGTGTTCGGGGGTGTTCTGGTCGGTCGGTGAGGCGGGTCAGAGGTGCTGGTCGGTGAGGGCGGCCGTGTTCGCCCGGACGGCGGCGGCGAGCGCGGCGATGTCGGCTCGCAGCGTCTGCAGGTCGGTCAGCTCGAGACCGGTGGCGCCGCAGATCTGGTCGGCGAAGCCGGCGGCCTGCTCGCGGAGCGCGACCCCGGCGTCGGTCAGGGCGACGTCGACGGTGCGCTCGTCGGCGGCCGAGCGCGTGCGCGTGACCAGGCCGTGGGCCTCGAGCCGCTTGAGCAGGGGCGACAACGTGCCCGACTCGAGCTGCAGCTGGTGGCCGAGCTCGGAGACGGTCGTCGGGCCGCCCTGCCAGAGGACCAGCAGCACGAGGTACTGCGGGTAGGTGAGGCCGAGCGGGGCGAGCAGGTCGCGGTAGCGCGCCGTGACGGCACGCGAGGCGTTGTAGAGCGCGAAGCAGATCTGCTCGTCGAGCACGGGCGCCGGGCCCGGGGTCGTCGTGTCGGCTGCTGTCGTCATGTCGGCGACTGTAGCACGTCGCGCGCGATTTGGTTGTGCACAATCGAATGGCATCCTGCGTGACGCGGAACGGGCGGCGACGAACCCGCCTCAGTCGACGTCGAACCCGCCTCGGTCGACGTCGGCCCGGCGTTCCCGGAAGGCGATCATGTTGACGCGGTTGCCGCAGCGGACGCTGCAGAACCGCTTCGACCCGTTACGTGACAGGTCGACGAAGACCCCGTCGCAGTCCTCGGCGGCACAGGCCCGCAGCCGGCCGGTCTCGTCGGTGCGGATGACGTCGACCAGCGCCAGGGCCGACTCGACGCGGATGCGGTCGGCCAGGGGCGCGTCGTCGCTCGTCGCGTGCAGGTGCCAGTCGAGGGCGTCGTGTCGCACGAGCCGGGGCGACGAGACGCTGTCGGCCAGCATGCGGTTGACCTCGGCGGCGAGCAGGTCGCGCTCGAGCGTCCAGATGCGTCGCAGTTCGGCCCGGACGCCCTGCACCGAGGCCAGTTCGGCGTCGTCCCGGTCGAAGCGGCCCGAGAAGGCGAACGAGTCGAGCAGGGCCGTCAGCTCGGCACGGGTCGAGAGCTCGTCGCCACCGGACCGACTCGCGCCGGCACCCGTGTTGACCAGGGCGACGTTGAACTCGAGGACGTCTTCGGTGTCAGGGGCGAAATGCAAGTTGACTCCTTGTCAAGGACGGTTCTACGCTCGCCACAGAGACGGCGCGTCAGCACCCATTGTGCACGACGGCCCTGACGCAAGGAGTCCTCGTGAGCACCGGTGCGACCACGACCACGATCGCGACGACGCCCCTCGCCGCGGGGCGCCCCGCCTCGACCACCGCCGGCCTGCTCGTCGCCCTGCTGGCCGCCGCCTCGTTCGGCTTCTCGGGCCCGTTCGTCAAGCCGTTGCTCGAGTCGGGCTGGAGTCCCGTGGCCGCCGTCACGGTCCGCGCCCTGATCGGCGGGGTCGTGCTCGCCCCCGTCGCCCTCTTCGCCCTCCGTGGCTGCCTGGGTCCGATCTGGCGGGCCCGGTGGCGCGTGCTCGGCATGGCGGTGGTCGGCGTCGCCGGCACCCAGGTCTTCTACTTCGCCGCGGTGGTGCGCATCCCGGTGGGCACCGCGATCCTGGTCGAGTACCTCGCTCCGCTGCTGCTCGTCGGCGTGGCCTGGGCGACCTCGCGACGCGTCCCGCAGGCCGTCGTGCTCGTGGGCTCCGTGATCGCCTTCGCGGGCCTCCTGCTGGTCGTCGCCCCGAGCGGAGGCGTGGCCCTCGACCCCGTCGGGCTCGCCCTGGCGGGGGCGGCGATGGTCTGCTGCGCCGCCTACTTCGTGCTCGCCGCCCGGCCGAGCGGCGACCTGCCCCCGGTCGCCCTGGCGGCGTCGGGCCTGCTCGTCGGCGCCGGGCTGCTGGGACTGCTGGGACTGACCGGCCTCGTGCCGTTCACGACCTCCGCGGCCGACGTGCCCCTGTTCGACGCGATCGTGCCGTGGTGGGTGCCGATGCTCGTGGTCGGCGTCGTCGCCACCGCGGTCGCGTACGCCACGAGCATCACGGCGAGCAGCATGCTCGGCTCCCGCCTGGCGTCGTTCGTCGGCCTGCTCGAGGTGGCGGCCGCCGCGCTCTACGCCTGGCTGCTGCTCGGCGAGGCCTTGACCCCGCTGCAACTCGGCGGCGGCCTGCTGATCGTGGTCGGCATCGGCTTCGTCCGGGCCGAACGCACCCGCGAGGCCGCGGTCGTGGCCGACGCCGTGGCCGAGACGCCCCTCGGCGACGCGGTGGCCGAGCCGCCCGTCGTCGACACGACCCGCGCCTCCTGACCCTCTCGACCCGACCTGACCCGCGCCTCCGGGGCCGGGCATAGGGTCGGGGGGTGACTCCGACGACGCTGCCGCGCAGCACGCCCTCCGCCCAGAACGTCGACGCGGCGGGCATCGCCGCGTTCGTCGACGCCCTCGAGACCACGGCCGGCGTCGAGCCGCACAGCATCATGCTGCTGCGCCACGGACAGGTCGTCGCCGAGGGCTGGTGGGCTCCGTACTCGGCCGACCGCGCCCACCTGCTCTACTCGCTGAGCAAGAGCTTCACGTCGTCGGCCGTCGGGTTCGCCGTGGCCGAGGGCCTGATGGGGCTCGACGACACCGTGCTCGGCCACTTCCCCGAACTCGACGACGAGGTCACCGACCCGCGCAGCCGCTCGATGCTCGTGCGCCACGTGCTCGCGATGGCCAGCGGGCACCGCGCCGAGACCCTCGACCGTGCGCTCGCCGTCGACCCGGTCGACGTCGTCCGGGGCTTCCTGCTCACGCCGCCCGACGACGAGCCCGGCACCGTCTTCGCCTACAACCAGCCCTGCACCTTCGCCGCCGGCGCGATCGTGCAGCGCGTCACGGGCCAGCCGCTGAGCGAGTACCTGCGACCACGCCTGCTCGACCCGCTCGGCATCGGCGAGGTCGGGTGGCAGCGCGACGCGTCCGGCCGCGAGCTCGGCTTCAGCGGACTGCACGCCACCACCCACGCGATCGCCGCCCTCGGCCAGCTGTACCTGCAGCAGGGCGAGTGGGACGGCGTGCAGCTGCTGCCGCGCGAGTGGGTCGCCGAGGCCACGCGCTCGCACGTCTCGAACGCGGGCGAGTCGAACCCCGACTGGGCGCAGGGCTACGGGTTCCAGTTCTGGATGGCCCGCCACGGCTACCGCGGCGACGGCGCCTACGGACAGTTCGCCGTCGTGTTGCCCGAACACGACGTCGTGCTCGCCCTGACCGGCCAGTCGCTCGACATGCAGGCCGTGCTCGACGCGGCGTGGGCGCACCTGCTGCCCGCCTTCGGGACGGACGCGGCGCGCGTCGGCGACGCCCCGGCCGACGCCGCCCTGGCGTCCCGCCTCGCCGACCTGG
It encodes the following:
- a CDS encoding D-isomer specific 2-hydroxyacid dehydrogenase family protein produces the protein MSTVAVTVLPSASATADSEASSGDAWGVAPATRAVDATDARLVELGDETDMIVLGGRVDQDALRAAIEEHPRVRVVQLPSAGVDAYVETMQATARDGLVFTSAKGAYSAPVAEHALALTLATLRSLQIRARASSWEREQRGISLNGASVTIVGAGGIGTELLRLLQPFDVEVTMVRRTDEAVPGAARTITVDRLAEVLPTSDVVVVAAALTDGTRSLLGAAEFAAMKDTAVLVNIARGPLVDTDALVTALAEGRIGAAGLDVVDPEPLPDGHPLWAEPRALVTPHQANTNDMTEPLFQARVEANIRALAEGGDPEGVVDVEQGY
- a CDS encoding magnesium and cobalt transport protein CorA, with amino-acid sequence MALIDNGIYVAGHRTDSPANLDETFELLHEHQGMAWIGLYRADPDEVRSIAQEFELHPLAVEDALKGHQRAKLERFGETLFVVLRSARYLDAEETVEFGEVHVFVGPGFVITIRHAENPDLGRVRRRLESNPELLALGPEAVLYAVLDQVVDGYGPVVAGIEKDIDEIEDELFGGDPEVSRRIYELLREVISFQRATSPLRGMLENLLRGSDKYGVDVELQRSLRDVLDHVLRIGERADTFRALLENALTVHSTLVTQAQNDEMRRLSEAGLAQNEETRRLSEVGLQQNDEVKKISGWAAILFAPTLVGGVYGMNFDHMPELHWQFGYPMAVAAMVAVGASIWGVFKWKKWL
- a CDS encoding OsmC family peroxiredoxin, with protein sequence MPTRTSRTAWNGSLETGEGQVELSSSKLGTYDVSFPKRAADDANGSTSPEELLAAAHSACYAMQFSAVLGQAGGTVEALDVKADVSLGPDSAGGFKLTGIALTVRGEVSGIDEAGFLEAAQNAKETCPVSKALTGVEITLDAALEA
- a CDS encoding MarR family winged helix-turn-helix transcriptional regulator yields the protein MTTAADTTTPGPAPVLDEQICFALYNASRAVTARYRDLLAPLGLTYPQYLVLLVLWQGGPTTVSELGHQLQLESGTLSPLLKRLEAHGLVTRTRSAADERTVDVALTDAGVALREQAAGFADQICGATGLELTDLQTLRADIAALAAAVRANTAALTDQHL
- a CDS encoding CGNR zinc finger domain-containing protein; the protein is MHFAPDTEDVLEFNVALVNTGAGASRSGGDELSTRAELTALLDSFAFSGRFDRDDAELASVQGVRAELRRIWTLERDLLAAEVNRMLADSVSSPRLVRHDALDWHLHATSDDAPLADRIRVESALALVDVIRTDETGRLRACAAEDCDGVFVDLSRNGSKRFCSVRCGNRVNMIAFRERRADVDRGGFDVD
- a CDS encoding DMT family transporter encodes the protein MSTGATTTTIATTPLAAGRPASTTAGLLVALLAAASFGFSGPFVKPLLESGWSPVAAVTVRALIGGVVLAPVALFALRGCLGPIWRARWRVLGMAVVGVAGTQVFYFAAVVRIPVGTAILVEYLAPLLLVGVAWATSRRVPQAVVLVGSVIAFAGLLLVVAPSGGVALDPVGLALAGAAMVCCAAYFVLAARPSGDLPPVALAASGLLVGAGLLGLLGLTGLVPFTTSAADVPLFDAIVPWWVPMLVVGVVATAVAYATSITASSMLGSRLASFVGLLEVAAAALYAWLLLGEALTPLQLGGGLLIVVGIGFVRAERTREAAVVADAVAETPLGDAVAEPPVVDTTRAS
- a CDS encoding serine hydrolase domain-containing protein: MTPTTLPRSTPSAQNVDAAGIAAFVDALETTAGVEPHSIMLLRHGQVVAEGWWAPYSADRAHLLYSLSKSFTSSAVGFAVAEGLMGLDDTVLGHFPELDDEVTDPRSRSMLVRHVLAMASGHRAETLDRALAVDPVDVVRGFLLTPPDDEPGTVFAYNQPCTFAAGAIVQRVTGQPLSEYLRPRLLDPLGIGEVGWQRDASGRELGFSGLHATTHAIAALGQLYLQQGEWDGVQLLPREWVAEATRSHVSNAGESNPDWAQGYGFQFWMARHGYRGDGAYGQFAVVLPEHDVVLALTGQSLDMQAVLDAAWAHLLPAFGTDAARVGDAPADAALASRLADLALPGVAGPTEHDAAPVRPADEEARDGEQDSPGTDRLVSFTAADGNDQPDLTLVDLHAATDAATTLTLVEGDSRLVVRVEAEDWVVTDGSVGAAGSGAGSAAPVAASATRSADLLHVDLVFLETPHRLHLTLDESDGTFTALWETQPLHAPALAQLRMPRD